One segment of Anopheles stephensi strain Indian chromosome 3, UCI_ANSTEP_V1.0, whole genome shotgun sequence DNA contains the following:
- the LOC118511322 gene encoding uncharacterized protein LOC118511322 isoform X1, producing the protein MKTLQLIVLIVQRVLITAGVFLTAAVLIHFTAIDPKERAISCDRVCNRADWPRICRFELVVEKRTFRPDSTKATSNVSLAGRWKSSESPVITHYYTVNGRYVGPTLTVCENDFLVVDVENRIPGESIALHWTGQSQRRTPFMDGVPMITQCPIASFTRFQYRFQADKAGTHLYHGFTGTERTQGLLGAFVVRSAHEQRLAPGLRLFTAETVWLVTELNGMLAVNGERSWRQAYSPNGTESESNLRIRLVYAVSHCQHWLELEDHDLQVLTLDGNGLEQGSMPPVSRILLHDGVRMDLTFIRRAPVDVDSIKRDYEIRFTALDRDNCERAIFHLHYDFLRHGHWEHHPHTASVDGAESIKYNLIASPVLHPPSKALDLVGNACGGMVLCPQDLPGARDHFPKDLASYDTQLEFTISTRVLDGAGPFGGTVCCCGQKRIQVMRSDEIIIIIRNRPRYASLVFFSQMSFFVVFGLVSSLCHSLSLSLSSPRSSEPTLETVHSVNGFTFAFPSVLMLREPANDELRAHTCGGHRRTLPRSCHPLTVRCECVHVEHIEAGHRVEMVLINADVADDYVYHLHGQGAFVVGMATGHRTSPERVVRHLTAPLQRDTIVVRRDSIVVVRFVAKNAGLWLLRDIGSPAWSRGLDVVLNVGTHQPNFDIPSNFPSCRHFVGPRYFLV; encoded by the exons AGGAACGTGCTATTTCGTGCGATCGAGTTTGCAATCGAGCCGACTGGCCACGGATCTGCCGGTTcgagctggtggtggaaaaacgCACCTTTCGCCCTGACAG TACCAAAGCCACCAGCAACGTGTCGTTAGCCGGTCGGTGGAAATCCTCCGAGTCGCCCGTCATCACCCACTACTACACCGTCAACGGGCGGTACGTAGGTCCCACGCTGACCGTGTGCGAGAATGACTTCCTGGTGGTGGACGTCGAGAATCGGATCCCCGGCGAGAGCATCGCGCTGCACTGGACGGGTCAAAGTCAGCGCCGTACGCCCTTCATGGATGGAGTGCCGAT GATAACACAGTGTCCCATCGCTAGCTTCACTCGGTTCCAGTACCGGTTCCAGGCAGATAAAGCGGGCACTCATCTTTACCATGGTTTCACCGGGACGGAACGTACCCAAGGACTTCTCGGAGCGTTCGTAGTTCGTTCTGCACATGAACAAAGGCTCGCGCCCGGTCTTAGACTCTTCACAGCCGAAACAGTTTGGCTCGTTACCGAACTGAACGGCATGCTTGCTGTGAACGGAGAACGAAGCTGGCGACAGGCATATTCCCCGAACGGAACCGAAAGCGAATCCAACCTCCGAATAAGACTGGTGTATGCTGTGAGCCACTGTCAGCATTGGCTCGAGCTAGAAGACCACGACCTGCAAGTTTTGACACTTGATGGAAATGGTCTGGAACAAGGTTCTATGCCTCCTGTTAGTCGGATTCTGCTGCACGACGGTGTCCGGATGGACCTAACGTTCATCCGACGAGCCCCGGTGGACGTTGACAGTATTAAGCGAGATTATGAAATTCGGTTCACAGCGCTAGACCGGGATAATTGTGAGCGGGCTATATTTCACCTTCACTACGACTTCCTTCGGCACGGTCATTGGGAACATCATCCACACACGGCGAGTGTGGATGGCGCTGAAAgtattaaatataatttaatcGCATCTCCTGTACTGCACCCACCGAGCAAAGCATTGGACCTGGTTGGGAATGCCTGTGGCGGGATGGTTCTGTGCCCGCAGGACTTGCCCGGCGCTCGGGACCACTTTCCAAAGGATCTCGCTTCGTACGACACGCAGCTCGAGTTTACGATCAGCACACGGGTGCTAGATGGCGCAGGACCCTTCGGAGGTACTGTATGCTGTTGCGGACAGAAGCGCATCCAAGTGATGCGCTCAGAtgagataataataattattcgaAACCGGCCTCGGTACGCgtctttggtttttttttctcaaatgtcgttttttgttgttttcgggtTGGTTTCTTCCCTTtgccactctctctctctctctctctcttctcccCGTTCCTCAGAACCGACGCTCGAGACGGTGCACTCCGTGAACGGGTTCACCTTTGCCTTTCCGTCCGTGCTGATGCTACGCGAGCCGGCCAACGATGAGCTGCGGGCACACACTTGCGGAGGCCACCGTCGGACGCTGCCAAGAAGCTGTCACCCGCTGACGGTCCGGTGCGAGTGTGTGCATGTCGAGCACATCGAAGCAGGTCATCGGGTGGAAATGGTCCTAATTAATGCCG ATGTTGCGGACGATTACGTGTATCACCTTCACGGACAGGGTGCGTTCGTCGTGGGGATGGCCACCGGACACCGGACCAGCCCGGAGCGGGTAGTGCGCCACCTGACGGCACCCCTGCAGCGAGACACAATCGTTGTGCGGCGCGACTCGATCGTTGTGGTGCGGTTCGTTGCCAAAAATGCTGGACTGTGGTTGCTGCGCGATATTGGGTCACCGGCGTGGTCCCGTGGGTTGGATGTGGTGTTGAACGTGGGCACACACCAGCCAAACTTTGACATTCCGAGCAATTTTCCTTCCTGTAGGCATTTTGTAGGTCCGAGGTATTTTTTAGTTTGA
- the LOC118511321 gene encoding uncharacterized protein LOC118511321, which translates to MTTREQRREEYSSSVRVMSPSRSLTPTTHGHQFDNRLDNLLEDLQASVSRPGSSLGQPITNYSSTREVQYLQPANVTTVARERSVSPSITTNERKVYKTAKYEYKSSGGSTVAPAGPGGRSDQSVSEVYQRNINQLDTLLNDLERERDSSLDRSSRTVNRDGIDAGLHEPGTKIIKTTTTYSSAGGKQQPVNRELVFDSPNSYEVRQSRSRHRSPPYENHASTTVKNVSYGSDSSGIYGGINRAATPQRSMTPARSEEYYTETRTISPSSDLVPRNVRYNETVHVDDAANVLHSIPLSDNILPRPNTKVTTTVRTYTYELPPDSTPGSTLNQTVSYTNQAVNQTTNTLPAPGYPEHPSQHVNPGTKTVLVKNETFNTTNNVQEYPVSTILNHPLPPNTAKTIYYKKDTKHSTTNYYPDQPAEPGYPGNFRAIDAPPPTGGPDGGPIKYTVQEPGYPPGNNTTYVYREERTNTNNRYGSPVPVSDNLYPQPGGPGGVPPPTTVTYKYSSTTTNATRNLYPPPAEREPLLQPFPTDGIDRNDIDGNPPRRLDDLMATFGEDGQIIYQSKVTSQTDSGTGPRRPSPEKNGTGPKPIDDTVDQKSASNQLASKNIAGPPVYYPPGHEMFAKKEMEASGWRSQGEYAKASGMYKYEAESKSKSSSKSGAAVVPVCLPLCCAMPCSIM; encoded by the exons ATAATCTCCTGGAGGACCTACAGGCAAGCGTTTCCCGGCCGGGAAGCTCACTAGGTCAACCCATCACCAATTACTCGTCGACGCGCGAGGTGCAGTATTTGCAGCCGGCCAATGTCACAACGGTTGCCCGCGAACGATCCGTCAGTCCCTCCATCACAACG AACGAACGGAAGGTGTACAAGACGGCCAAGTACGAGTACAAATCGAGCGGTGGTAGCACGGTGGCACCCGCAGGACCGGGCGGTCGTTCGGATCAGTCCGTTAGTGAGGTGTACCAGCGCAACATTAATCAGCTCGACACGCTTCTGAATGATCTTGAACGTGAGCGCGACTCATCGCTCGATCGAA GTAGCAGGACGGTGAACCGTGATGGAATCGACGCTGGATTACA CGAACCGGGTACGAAGATCATCAAAACCACTACCACGTACAGCAGCGCCGGCGGTAAGCAGCAGCCCGTAAACCGAGAGCTGGTGTTCGATTCACCAAACAGCTACGAGGTGCGTCAGTCACGTTCACGTCACCGTAGCCCACCGTACGAGAACCATGCGTCCACGACGGTGAAGAATGTTTCGTACGGTTCGGACAGCTCCGGCATCTACGGTGGCATTAACCGGGCGGCCACGCCGCAACGCTCCATGACACCGGCACGCTCGGAAGAGTATTACACCGAAACACGTACCATCTCGCCGAGTTCGGATTTGGTCCCGCGGAACGTGCGCTACAATGAAACCGTCCACGTCGATGACGCTGCCAATGTGCTACACAGTATTCCCCTGTCCGACAACATCTTGCCCCGTCCGAACACGAAAGTCACCACGACGGTGCGTACGTACACGTACGAGTTGCCACCGGACAGTACACCCGGCAGCACCCTCAACCAGACCGTCTCGTACACCAATCAGGCAGTTAATCAGACGACCAATACTCTGCCAGCGCCGGGCTATCCGGAGCATCCGTCGCAGCACGTGAACCCAGGCACCAAGACGGTGCTGGTCAAGAACGAAACCTTCAACACAACTAACAACGTGCAGGAGTACCCGGTGTCCACCATTCTCAACCATCCGTTGCCACCGAACACGGCCAAAACCATCTACTACAAGAAGGACACGAAGCATTCGACCACGAACTACTATCCGGATCAACCGGCTGAACCGGGTTATCCGGGTAATTTCCGTGCGATTGATGCACCTCCACCGACCGGTGGTCCTGATGGTGGTCCGATAAAGTACACGGTGCAGGAACCGGGATACCCACCAGGCAATAACACTACCTACGTTTACCGTGAGGAacgcaccaacacaaacaatcGGTACGGATCGCCTGTGCCCGTGTCGGATAATCTGTACCCACAGCCGGGAGGCCCGGGAGGAgttccaccaccaacaacggtAACGTACAAGTACAGCTCTACCACGACTAATGCGACACGCAATCTGTATCCACCACCGGCGGAACGAGAACCACTGCTGCAACCTTTCCCAACGGACGGCATCGATCGGAACGACATCGATGGCAATCCTCCCCGGCGGCTGGATGATCTTATGGCCACATTTGGAGAG GATGGCCAAATCATTTACCAGTCGAAGGTCACATCACAAACCGACAGTGGTACGGGCCCGAGAAGACCATCGCCCGAAAAGAACGGAACTGGCCCGAAACCGATCGATGACACAGTGGACCAAAAGTCGGCCTCGAATCAGCTGGCGTCGAAGAATATTGCTGGTCCACCGGTGTACTACCCTCCCGGCCATGAAATGTTTGCCAAGAAGGAGATGGAAGCTAGTGGATGGAGATCACAG GGGGAATATGCGAAGGCCAGCGGAATGTATAAGTACGAGGCGGAGAGTAAATCGAAGAGTTCCAGCAAATCCGGTGCCGCTGTTGTACCCGTCTGTCTTCCGCTGTGTTGTGCGATGCCCTGCTCCATCATGTAG
- the LOC118511322 gene encoding multicopper oxidase abr1-like isoform X2: MKTLQLIVLIVQRVLITAGVFLTAAVLIHFTAIDPKERAISCDRVCNRADWPRICRFELVVEKRTFRPDSTKATSNVSLAGRWKSSESPVITHYYTVNGRYVGPTLTVCENDFLVVDVENRIPGESIALHWTGQSQRRTPFMDGVPMITQCPIASFTRFQYRFQADKAGTHLYHGFTGTERTQGLLGAFVVRSAHEQRLAPGLRLFTAETVWLVTELNGMLAVNGERSWRQAYSPNGTESESNLRIRLVYAVSHCQHWLELEDHDLQVLTLDGNGLEQGSMPPVSRILLHDGVRMDLTFIRRAPVDVDSIKRDYEIRFTALDRDNCERAIFHLHYDFLRHGHWEHHPHTASVDGAESIKYNLIASPVLHPPSKALDLVGNACGGMVLCPQDLPGARDHFPKDLASYDTQLEFTISTRVLDGAGPFGEPTLETVHSVNGFTFAFPSVLMLREPANDELRAHTCGGHRRTLPRSCHPLTVRCECVHVEHIEAGHRVEMVLINADVADDYVYHLHGQGAFVVGMATGHRTSPERVVRHLTAPLQRDTIVVRRDSIVVVRFVAKNAGLWLLRDIGSPAWSRGLDVVLNVGTHQPNFDIPSNFPSCRHFVGPRYFLV, translated from the exons AGGAACGTGCTATTTCGTGCGATCGAGTTTGCAATCGAGCCGACTGGCCACGGATCTGCCGGTTcgagctggtggtggaaaaacgCACCTTTCGCCCTGACAG TACCAAAGCCACCAGCAACGTGTCGTTAGCCGGTCGGTGGAAATCCTCCGAGTCGCCCGTCATCACCCACTACTACACCGTCAACGGGCGGTACGTAGGTCCCACGCTGACCGTGTGCGAGAATGACTTCCTGGTGGTGGACGTCGAGAATCGGATCCCCGGCGAGAGCATCGCGCTGCACTGGACGGGTCAAAGTCAGCGCCGTACGCCCTTCATGGATGGAGTGCCGAT GATAACACAGTGTCCCATCGCTAGCTTCACTCGGTTCCAGTACCGGTTCCAGGCAGATAAAGCGGGCACTCATCTTTACCATGGTTTCACCGGGACGGAACGTACCCAAGGACTTCTCGGAGCGTTCGTAGTTCGTTCTGCACATGAACAAAGGCTCGCGCCCGGTCTTAGACTCTTCACAGCCGAAACAGTTTGGCTCGTTACCGAACTGAACGGCATGCTTGCTGTGAACGGAGAACGAAGCTGGCGACAGGCATATTCCCCGAACGGAACCGAAAGCGAATCCAACCTCCGAATAAGACTGGTGTATGCTGTGAGCCACTGTCAGCATTGGCTCGAGCTAGAAGACCACGACCTGCAAGTTTTGACACTTGATGGAAATGGTCTGGAACAAGGTTCTATGCCTCCTGTTAGTCGGATTCTGCTGCACGACGGTGTCCGGATGGACCTAACGTTCATCCGACGAGCCCCGGTGGACGTTGACAGTATTAAGCGAGATTATGAAATTCGGTTCACAGCGCTAGACCGGGATAATTGTGAGCGGGCTATATTTCACCTTCACTACGACTTCCTTCGGCACGGTCATTGGGAACATCATCCACACACGGCGAGTGTGGATGGCGCTGAAAgtattaaatataatttaatcGCATCTCCTGTACTGCACCCACCGAGCAAAGCATTGGACCTGGTTGGGAATGCCTGTGGCGGGATGGTTCTGTGCCCGCAGGACTTGCCCGGCGCTCGGGACCACTTTCCAAAGGATCTCGCTTCGTACGACACGCAGCTCGAGTTTACGATCAGCACACGGGTGCTAGATGGCGCAGGACCCTTCGGAG AACCGACGCTCGAGACGGTGCACTCCGTGAACGGGTTCACCTTTGCCTTTCCGTCCGTGCTGATGCTACGCGAGCCGGCCAACGATGAGCTGCGGGCACACACTTGCGGAGGCCACCGTCGGACGCTGCCAAGAAGCTGTCACCCGCTGACGGTCCGGTGCGAGTGTGTGCATGTCGAGCACATCGAAGCAGGTCATCGGGTGGAAATGGTCCTAATTAATGCCG ATGTTGCGGACGATTACGTGTATCACCTTCACGGACAGGGTGCGTTCGTCGTGGGGATGGCCACCGGACACCGGACCAGCCCGGAGCGGGTAGTGCGCCACCTGACGGCACCCCTGCAGCGAGACACAATCGTTGTGCGGCGCGACTCGATCGTTGTGGTGCGGTTCGTTGCCAAAAATGCTGGACTGTGGTTGCTGCGCGATATTGGGTCACCGGCGTGGTCCCGTGGGTTGGATGTGGTGTTGAACGTGGGCACACACCAGCCAAACTTTGACATTCCGAGCAATTTTCCTTCCTGTAGGCATTTTGTAGGTCCGAGGTATTTTTTAGTTTGA